Proteins encoded within one genomic window of Rhinolophus sinicus isolate RSC01 linkage group LG14, ASM3656204v1, whole genome shotgun sequence:
- the PDZK1 gene encoding Na(+)/H(+) exchange regulatory cofactor NHE-RF3 — MASAFKPRECKLSKQEGQSYGFFLRIEKGIDGHLVRVVEKGSPAEKAGLRDGDRVLRINGVFVDKEEHMQVVELIRKSGNSVTLLVLDGDSYEEAMKKQVHLNELGPSQKEPSLSDGKPRPVMNGGAQAWTQPRLCYLVKEGSSFGFSLKTVQGKKGVYMTDITPQGVAMKAGVLADDHLIEVNGENVENATHEEVVEKVRKSGSRIVFLLVDKETDKHHSEQNIQFKRETASLKLLPHQPRVVKMKKGSNGYGFYLRQGPEQKGQIIKDIDSGSPAEEAGLKTNDLVVAVNGECVDALDHDSVVEMIRKGGDQTSLLVVDKETDNIYRLARFSPFLYYQSQELPNGSVKEAPAPTPRLEASSPDTTEEVDHKPKLCRLIKGENGYGFHLNAVLGQPGTFVKEVQKGSPAQLARLEDEDVIIEVNGVNVLDEPYEKVVDRVQSSGNSVTLLVCGKKAYDYFQAKKMPIVSSMAEPLDAHAEPPKGTLAEAEHGSHAAKERAHSTASHSSSNSEDTEM, encoded by the exons ATGGCCTCTGCCTTCAAGCCCCGAGAATGTAAGCTGTCTAAACAAGAAGGGCAAAGCTATGGCTTCTTCCTGCGAATTGAGAAGGGCATCGATGGCCACCTGGTCCGGGTGGTGGAGAAGGGCAGCCCAGCAGAGAAGGCTGGCCTCCGGGACGGAGACCGAGTTCTCAGGATCAACGGCGTCTTTGTGGATAAGGAAGAGCATATGCAG GTCGTAGAGCTAATCAGAAAGAGTGGGAATTCAGTGACTTTGCTCGTTCTGGATGGGGACTCCTATGAGGAAGCCATGAAAAAACAGGTGCACTTGAATGAGTTGGGTCCAAGTCAGAAGGAGCCGAGTTTGAGTGATGGGAAGCCACGCCCTGTGATGAATGGAGGAGCGCAGGCTTGGACCCAGCCGCGGCTCTGCTACCTGGTGAAGGAGGGCAGCAGCTTTGGCTTTTCTCTGAAAACTGTCCAAG GTAAAAAGGGAGTGTACATGACGGATATTACACCCCAAGGTGTGGCTATGAAAGCTGGCGTCCTGGCTGACGATCATTTGATTGAAGTGAATGGAGAGAACGTAGAAAACGCCACCCATGAGGAAGTGGTTGAAAAG GTGAGGAAGTCGGGGAGCCGTATCGTGTTCCTGCTGGTGGACAAGGAGACTGATAAGCACCATAGTGAGCAGAATATACAATTCAAGAGGGAAACAGCCAGTTTGAAATTACTACCCCACCAGCCCCGGGTGGTGAAGATGAAGAAGGGAAGCAACGGCTATGGTTTCTATCTGAGGCAAGGCCCAGAACAGAAAG GTCAAATCATCAAAGACATAGATTCCGGAAGTCCAGCAGAGGAGGCTGGGCTAAAGACCAATGACCTGGTAGTTGCTGTCAACGGTGAGTGTGTGGACGCCCTCGATCACGACAGTGTGGTGGAAATGATCAGAAAGGGTGGAGATCAGACTTCACTGCTGGTGGTGGACAAGGAGACGGACAACATCTACAGACTG gctcgtttttctccatttctctacTATCAAAGTCAAGAGCTGCCTAATGGTTCTGTCAAGGAGGCCCCAGCTCCCACTCCTCGTCTGGAGGCCTCAAGTCCGGACACTACAGAGGAAGTAGATCATAAGCCTAAACTCTGCAGGCTGATTAAAGGTGAAAATGGCTACGGTTTTCACTTAAACGCGGTTCTGGGCCAGCCAGGCACATTCGTCAAAGAG GTACAGAAGGGCAGCCCTGCCCAGCTGGCGAGGCTGGAGGACGAGGACGTCATTATCGAAGTGAACGGGGTCAATGTGCTGGACGAGCCCTATGAGAAGGTGGTGGACAGAGTCCAGAGCAGTGGGAACAGTGTCACTCTCTTAGTCTGTGGAAAGAAGGCCTACGATTATTTCCAGGCTAAGAAAATGCCTATTGTTTCCTCCATGGCTGAGCCACTGGATGCCCACGCTGAGCCCCCAAAAGGAACTTTGGCGGAGGCGGAGCATGGCTCGCATGCAGCAAAAGAACGA GCCCACAGCACAGCCTCTCATTCGTCTTCCAATTCTGAAGATACAGAGATGTGA